In one Hymenobacter sp. DG25B genomic region, the following are encoded:
- a CDS encoding UDP-glucuronic acid decarboxylase family protein: MSEKKRILITGGAGFLGSHLCDRFLAEGYHVIAMDNLITGDLKNIEHLFGKEDFEFHHADVSKFVFVPGKLDYILHFASPASPIDYLKIPIQTLKVGSLGTHNLLGLARVKGARVLIASTSEVYGDPEVHPQVEEYYGNVNPVGPRGCYDEAKRFQEAITMAYHNHHGLETRIIRIFNTYGPRMRLDDGRVLPAFLSQALRGEALTVFGDGSQTRSFCYVDDLVEGIYRLLLSDYHLPVNIGNPSEITIKEFGEEIARLTGVEFKPDYRPLPENDPLKRRPDITKAKEILGWEPKVDRAEGLRRTLEHFKQHVTSW; encoded by the coding sequence ATGTCTGAAAAGAAACGTATCCTGATTACAGGCGGAGCAGGCTTCTTAGGCTCGCACCTATGCGACCGATTTTTAGCGGAGGGTTACCATGTTATTGCCATGGATAACCTCATCACTGGCGACCTTAAAAACATTGAGCACCTGTTTGGCAAGGAGGATTTTGAGTTCCATCACGCCGATGTGTCGAAGTTTGTATTCGTGCCCGGGAAATTGGATTACATCCTGCATTTTGCCTCGCCTGCTTCTCCCATTGATTACCTCAAGATTCCGATTCAGACTCTGAAAGTCGGCTCACTTGGTACGCACAATCTGCTGGGCTTGGCCCGGGTAAAAGGCGCGCGGGTACTTATTGCCAGTACCTCAGAAGTGTATGGCGACCCAGAAGTACACCCTCAGGTGGAAGAGTATTACGGTAACGTAAACCCCGTAGGGCCGCGTGGCTGCTACGATGAGGCCAAGCGTTTCCAAGAGGCTATTACAATGGCCTACCACAACCATCATGGCCTAGAAACCCGCATTATCCGCATTTTCAATACATATGGCCCCCGGATGCGTCTGGATGACGGCCGTGTATTGCCGGCGTTCTTGTCACAGGCGTTGCGCGGTGAGGCACTTACGGTATTTGGAGATGGTTCACAGACGCGTTCCTTCTGCTATGTAGATGACCTAGTGGAAGGCATCTACCGCCTATTGCTGAGCGACTATCATCTGCCCGTAAATATTGGTAATCCCTCTGAAATCACTATCAAGGAGTTTGGCGAAGAAATTGCTCGTCTTACCGGAGTAGAGTTTAAGCCTGATTACCGCCCACTGCCCGAAAATGACCCTTTGAAGCGCCGACCAGACATTACAAAGGCTAAAGAAATACTGGGCTGGGAACCTAAGGTTGACCGCGCGGAAGGTCTGCGTCGCACTCTGGAGCACTTCAAACAACATGTTACCTCTTGGTAA
- a CDS encoding glycosyltransferase, giving the protein MSSSDLEKNVLLLIPNLGFGGAQRVFHDHSVELAKHYKVTEAVFNLEGGNTYPSGNDMVSLEVSGGGSAVEKIRNFGRRIGRLRRLKQRLHTKVCVSHLEGADYVNLLSKGSEKVVLCIHGSKLHDGNINGIVGWLRKKVLMPGLYNRADKIVTVSRDINPELIEGFGVNPQKLVTINNFFEVSQIEAKSKEPLSAEEQMVYGAAPVLVTSGRLTIQKNQAPLLDSFAALLKRRPAKLVFVGDGELRNDLTRHARELGLHVYEAWNQDTLTPEYDVYFMGLQQNPFKYIRPASLFVFPSAWEGFPMALGEAMICGVPAVTTDCPTGPREILAPSTSTPRIGIRAAEMAEFGVLMPMLNQPATLPADQRVWTETIYQLLGDATERQRLGCLASQRMQDFSREKIFSQWVNLLDDVLAQK; this is encoded by the coding sequence ATGAGTTCTTCCGATTTAGAAAAGAATGTACTACTACTGATTCCGAATCTTGGTTTTGGTGGTGCACAGCGGGTTTTTCATGACCACAGCGTGGAATTGGCTAAGCACTATAAGGTGACAGAAGCAGTGTTTAACCTGGAAGGCGGAAATACGTATCCCAGCGGCAACGACATGGTAAGTCTGGAAGTGAGTGGAGGAGGAAGTGCAGTTGAAAAAATAAGAAACTTTGGTCGTCGCATCGGGCGACTACGCCGTCTAAAGCAACGTTTGCATACGAAAGTATGCGTAAGTCACTTGGAAGGAGCCGATTACGTGAATCTGCTTAGCAAGGGCTCTGAGAAAGTAGTGCTGTGCATCCACGGCTCTAAACTGCACGATGGCAACATTAACGGCATAGTGGGTTGGTTACGAAAAAAAGTACTGATGCCCGGCCTATATAACCGCGCTGACAAAATTGTTACGGTGAGCCGCGACATCAATCCGGAACTGATAGAAGGTTTTGGCGTCAATCCGCAGAAGTTGGTCACCATCAACAACTTCTTTGAGGTAAGTCAAATTGAAGCGAAATCTAAAGAACCCCTGTCTGCTGAGGAGCAGATGGTGTATGGAGCAGCTCCAGTTCTGGTCACCTCCGGCCGTCTCACTATCCAGAAAAACCAAGCACCCTTGCTAGATTCGTTTGCCGCCCTGCTTAAGCGCCGGCCGGCCAAGCTGGTTTTTGTGGGCGATGGGGAACTGCGGAATGATCTGACCCGCCATGCCCGCGAGTTGGGGTTGCATGTGTACGAAGCCTGGAATCAGGATACACTCACGCCTGAGTACGACGTGTACTTCATGGGTCTTCAGCAGAATCCGTTTAAATACATTCGTCCGGCTTCTTTGTTCGTGTTTCCATCCGCGTGGGAAGGGTTCCCAATGGCTCTGGGCGAAGCCATGATTTGTGGGGTACCTGCCGTAACTACGGATTGTCCCACGGGCCCACGTGAAATTCTGGCGCCCAGCACGTCAACGCCTCGCATAGGCATTAGAGCTGCAGAAATGGCAGAATTTGGTGTGTTAATGCCCATGCTAAACCAGCCGGCTACATTGCCTGCTGATCAGCGGGTTTGGACGGAAACAATTTACCAGTTGCTGGGTGATGCAACAGAGCGGCAGCGGCTAGGATGCTTGGCCAGCCAGCGAATGCAGGATTTTAGCCGCGAAAAAATATTCAGTCAGTGGGTAAACCTGCTCGACGACGTACTGGCACAAAAATGA
- a CDS encoding glycosyltransferase family 4 protein, with product MIQSSAKPIILIVDNSTAVTGALKAIGNATDQLRHRYEFVYVLPSGSSGRHVLEDAGYRVHELPFVEISKRVRSLLLYVPMLLLNGWRLAALARREQARVLHMNDFYNLAGLIARLLTGLPLVTHVRFLPHTQMQPLAKTWRWVAEHLAQRVICVSQAVYSYFQPLPHIHVVYDPIPEGEKYPPTDLSPRPDGTVRLLFLGNYIPGKGQNYAVEAFKKAFFQQPSLRLHFAGGDMGLEKNREYRRQLESAVDKADLKDIVTFGSFVQDVEAAIKQADIVLNFSESESFSLTCLDALYFGTPLIASDCGGPAELFESGKSGLLVPNRNVSAMVTAILQLGSDIQLRQDMSIAGRSYVRNKFSGEATYQKLGKLYNALLKNIQLR from the coding sequence ATGATTCAGTCTTCTGCCAAGCCCATCATCCTCATTGTCGATAACTCAACGGCCGTAACGGGTGCCCTAAAGGCTATAGGGAATGCTACCGATCAACTACGTCACCGTTACGAGTTTGTATACGTGCTTCCCAGCGGCAGCAGCGGCCGCCATGTGTTAGAAGACGCAGGCTACAGGGTACATGAGTTGCCGTTCGTTGAAATCAGCAAACGAGTGCGTAGCCTTTTACTGTATGTGCCCATGCTACTGCTTAACGGATGGCGGCTAGCTGCGCTGGCGCGCCGGGAGCAGGCCCGTGTGCTACACATGAACGACTTCTATAACCTGGCTGGCCTCATAGCCCGGCTACTCACTGGACTTCCTCTCGTAACGCATGTGCGTTTTTTGCCACACACACAGATGCAGCCTTTGGCTAAAACATGGCGTTGGGTAGCAGAACATCTGGCCCAACGTGTAATATGCGTTTCGCAGGCAGTATACTCGTATTTCCAACCATTGCCTCATATACATGTAGTATACGACCCCATTCCCGAAGGGGAGAAGTATCCCCCCACTGATTTATCTCCTCGACCTGATGGGACTGTTCGCCTCCTGTTTTTAGGAAACTACATTCCGGGAAAGGGGCAGAACTATGCTGTAGAGGCGTTTAAAAAAGCCTTTTTTCAGCAACCATCGTTACGTCTGCACTTTGCTGGTGGAGACATGGGCTTGGAAAAAAATCGGGAATACCGTCGGCAGTTGGAATCAGCTGTGGACAAAGCTGATTTGAAGGATATAGTAACATTCGGAAGCTTTGTTCAAGATGTGGAAGCCGCCATCAAACAAGCTGACATAGTCCTGAATTTCTCCGAATCAGAATCGTTTTCTCTTACCTGTCTAGATGCCTTATACTTCGGCACGCCCCTTATTGCCTCAGACTGTGGAGGGCCTGCTGAACTATTTGAGTCTGGAAAGTCGGGCTTGTTAGTGCCAAACCGTAATGTATCAGCTATGGTAACAGCTATTTTACAACTTGGCTCCGACATTCAGCTTCGTCAAGACATGTCAATAGCAGGCCGAAGTTATGTGCGGAATAAGTTCAGTGGGGAAGCCACTTACCAAAAACTGGGTAAGCTGTATAATGCTTTATTGAAAAACATACAATTAAGATAG
- a CDS encoding glycosyltransferase family 25 protein gives MKAYVVSLKRAEDRRTYITKHLQSLGIDFEIIDAVDYKELGPIGLANLSDTEAVSKNPCLTQGALACALSHKKINELIADRNDKYALVLEDDAALPNNIQTILRNIEHSIQSDEVISLSYYGHFENCTYLSKRNAIKVGNDATLFYPIDLHTIASSMAYVITKSAAKKMSERIVPVSVTADQWGVFFERGAFSSFRCYYPANVIPYPFLSTLNYSETASFKSKVAQFVKQYNIPILSSLIHFKYNKMIQEKHTIKIVDQQPYFAK, from the coding sequence ATGAAAGCTTACGTTGTTAGTTTGAAAAGAGCGGAAGACCGCCGCACTTATATTACCAAGCACTTACAATCATTAGGTATTGATTTTGAAATCATTGATGCTGTAGACTACAAAGAATTAGGACCAATTGGTTTGGCTAATCTGAGTGATACTGAAGCTGTAAGCAAGAATCCTTGTTTAACTCAAGGTGCTCTTGCTTGTGCACTTTCGCACAAGAAAATTAATGAGTTAATCGCAGATAGGAATGACAAATATGCTCTTGTTTTAGAAGATGATGCAGCGCTTCCAAATAATATACAGACTATATTACGCAATATTGAACATAGTATACAGTCTGACGAAGTTATTTCTCTTTCCTATTATGGCCACTTCGAGAACTGCACATACCTCAGCAAGCGTAATGCTATTAAAGTAGGGAATGATGCTACCTTATTTTATCCTATTGATCTGCACACCATAGCTTCTAGTATGGCTTATGTTATTACTAAATCTGCAGCTAAAAAGATGAGTGAAAGAATTGTCCCTGTATCAGTTACAGCAGACCAATGGGGCGTTTTCTTCGAAAGAGGTGCATTTTCTTCTTTTCGCTGCTACTATCCAGCGAATGTCATTCCATATCCTTTTCTTAGCACACTTAATTATTCAGAGACGGCCTCGTTCAAAAGTAAGGTGGCACAGTTTGTTAAACAGTATAACATCCCTATACTTTCCTCCTTGATTCACTTTAAATATAATAAGATGATTCAGGAAAAACATACAATTAAGATAGTGGATCAGCAGCCTTATTTTGCAAAATAA
- a CDS encoding glycosyltransferase family 2 protein, giving the protein MTPKVSVLLPVYNVSPFIHDTIKSLLNQSFSDFEIIVIDDLSTDNTVDIIKSIIDNRIKLIINKKNLGRAGSDMVGLQHVQGKYIAKMDGDDICRPDRLSLQVNFLDSHPEINIVGSWMQNFGASTFCNRYPEHPEDTQVLTLFTLPTGNPSVMMRSSLFREEGMYYDVSLRQTEDYDFFVRYIKEIKLHNIQDSLIKYRVPEEKQKLSILSERSSVSDDVRSAFLKSWNFPADNKALYIFNLVSMLNKPLNNLTHSDVEQWLISIIFHNSVFPIFHPQALKRGISQRWFEFCYNYPLPFARNWSIYKKSTLSKYNSLTFFQKVKFITNSLIKYIK; this is encoded by the coding sequence ATGACACCAAAAGTTTCCGTTTTACTTCCTGTTTATAATGTATCTCCCTTTATCCATGATACTATTAAAAGCCTGTTAAATCAGTCCTTTTCTGATTTTGAGATTATCGTCATCGATGATTTATCTACTGATAACACTGTAGATATCATTAAATCCATTATTGACAACAGAATAAAATTAATTATAAATAAGAAGAATTTAGGACGTGCTGGGAGCGACATGGTTGGCTTGCAACACGTTCAGGGGAAATATATAGCAAAAATGGATGGAGACGACATATGCCGTCCAGACAGGCTGTCCTTACAAGTTAATTTTTTGGACAGTCATCCAGAAATCAATATTGTGGGGAGTTGGATGCAAAATTTTGGAGCAAGCACTTTTTGCAACCGGTATCCAGAACATCCAGAAGACACACAGGTTCTCACTTTATTCACTCTACCTACGGGCAACCCATCCGTAATGATGCGCAGCTCCCTTTTTAGAGAGGAAGGCATGTATTATGACGTCTCCCTACGCCAGACTGAAGACTATGATTTCTTTGTCCGCTATATAAAAGAAATTAAGTTGCATAATATCCAAGACAGTCTTATCAAATATAGGGTTCCAGAGGAAAAGCAAAAATTATCTATACTCAGTGAACGTTCATCTGTATCGGATGACGTACGTAGTGCTTTTTTAAAATCTTGGAACTTTCCAGCAGATAACAAAGCATTATATATCTTTAACTTAGTTTCTATGCTAAACAAACCACTGAACAACCTCACACATTCTGACGTGGAACAGTGGCTAATTAGTATTATATTTCACAATTCCGTATTCCCCATTTTTCATCCACAGGCTCTCAAGCGAGGAATAAGCCAACGTTGGTTTGAGTTTTGCTATAATTATCCGTTACCTTTTGCTCGAAATTGGTCGATTTATAAAAAAAGCACTCTATCAAAATATAATTCACTAACTTTTTTTCAAAAAGTTAAATTTATAACTAATTCTTTAATTAAGTATATCAAGTAA
- a CDS encoding ABC transporter ATP-binding protein: MKIGSGVIKNSFSSILFYLSPRQKTIAIALFILLFISSLLDAFSLAALIPVLLVSAEPQGVFKNKVTNYVFHALNFSSEKSFILFMILSLLAFFIIKNIFSTWVLYLQARFTSNVGMSVVRSQLNKYINLPLLYFNNLGSAKFFYSTLQTTYYFVNSIMRPLLALLSEIMITIIIITGIMIYNPTLFITMIAVMGPTAWLTYTMLRKRAQHIGSQTNTSRPITIGLLNNMFNGFIELKLAHKQEQLRDDLLSNQDKIHKLEAESYVYSLLPLKIIEMVAILGLITIFSYSVFISKSPQSSMTLLGLFAGAAYRLMPSINRILTSLVTIKQYQTTIEDLQLYRGHEYDASIPKKQLPLYFENQISLEGLTFSFPGTDSKVVDNINLTIKKGEIVGFIGTSGSGKTTLMNILLRFYNEKSGNIRVDDQVLTPQHIVSWHKIIGYVKQDTFLMESSIKENITLFEQEVDEERLNDAITKASLADFVKSLPDGVDTLIGERGSKLSGGQRQRIGIARALYKRSEILIMDEATSALDNDTEKEVNEAIHNLANTNITILIVAHRLTTLRDCNYIIELSNGHVVAKYDYDTLIQEKLFN, from the coding sequence ATGAAAATAGGATCCGGGGTTATAAAAAATTCATTTAGCAGCATACTTTTTTATTTAAGCCCAAGACAAAAAACTATAGCTATAGCCTTATTTATTTTATTATTCATATCTTCTTTACTTGATGCATTCAGTCTTGCTGCACTAATTCCTGTATTATTGGTTTCAGCGGAACCACAAGGGGTTTTTAAAAACAAAGTAACTAATTATGTCTTTCATGCTTTAAATTTTTCTAGTGAAAAATCATTTATTTTATTCATGATCTTGTCATTGTTGGCTTTTTTTATAATAAAAAATATATTTTCAACATGGGTTTTATATCTACAAGCTCGCTTTACTTCCAATGTCGGCATGTCTGTAGTTAGAAGTCAACTAAATAAATACATTAATTTACCACTTCTATATTTTAACAATTTAGGCTCTGCAAAGTTTTTTTATAGCACTTTACAGACAACATACTACTTTGTAAACAGCATCATGAGGCCTCTATTAGCCTTACTATCAGAAATAATGATTACTATAATTATCATTACGGGCATTATGATATACAACCCCACCTTATTTATAACTATGATAGCAGTAATGGGCCCAACTGCATGGTTAACATATACAATGCTCCGCAAAAGAGCACAACATATAGGCTCTCAGACAAACACAAGTAGGCCTATAACTATTGGATTATTGAATAATATGTTTAATGGCTTTATAGAATTAAAGTTAGCTCATAAGCAAGAGCAGCTTAGAGATGATTTACTCTCAAATCAAGATAAAATACACAAACTGGAAGCTGAATCATATGTTTATTCTCTGTTACCGCTCAAAATAATTGAAATGGTAGCTATTTTAGGACTAATCACTATATTTTCTTATTCTGTTTTTATATCGAAATCTCCTCAATCATCTATGACCTTATTAGGTTTATTTGCTGGTGCAGCATATAGATTGATGCCTTCTATTAACCGGATATTAACTTCATTAGTCACAATAAAGCAATACCAGACTACGATTGAAGATTTACAACTGTACCGTGGCCATGAATACGATGCTTCTATCCCAAAGAAGCAGTTACCGCTTTATTTCGAAAATCAAATTTCATTGGAAGGCCTTACCTTCTCTTTCCCAGGGACTGACTCTAAAGTTGTTGATAATATTAATTTAACCATAAAAAAGGGGGAAATCGTAGGATTTATTGGCACGTCTGGATCAGGAAAAACAACGCTAATGAATATCCTACTTCGCTTTTATAATGAAAAATCAGGAAATATAAGAGTTGATGACCAAGTTCTAACACCCCAGCATATTGTCTCCTGGCATAAAATCATAGGCTATGTTAAACAGGACACCTTTTTAATGGAATCCTCTATTAAAGAAAATATCACTCTATTTGAGCAAGAAGTGGATGAAGAAAGGTTGAATGATGCCATAACTAAAGCATCCTTAGCAGACTTTGTAAAATCCCTACCTGATGGAGTTGATACGCTTATTGGGGAGAGGGGCTCGAAATTATCAGGAGGGCAGCGCCAACGAATAGGTATTGCCAGAGCACTTTATAAGCGCTCTGAAATATTGATTATGGATGAGGCAACAAGTGCCCTTGATAATGACACTGAAAAAGAAGTAAATGAGGCAATCCACAATCTTGCCAATACTAATATTACCATTTTGATTGTAGCACACCGCCTGACAACCCTCCGTGACTGCAACTATATAATAGAGTTGAGCAATGGTCATGTTGTAGCCAAATATGATTATGATACTTTGATACAAGAGAAATTATTTAATTAA
- a CDS encoding tetratricopeptide repeat protein yields the protein MLKLRFILSILCLLPFWSQAQQPDTARSTDTIRNIELANVDIAPGAVDTKGWLLLDRDIQLELDGAVENLYNFKFDRAEKQFRSLRRRYPKHPMPYFLLGLSTWWKIVPTNVQTKQYDKLFFAYMDTAVVYGEKLYEQDNKNYEACFFLAAAYGFSGRLHAERGNWPKATISAKRALKYVEISNEANGLSPEFLFGQALFNYYSVWIPDHYPILKPVLLLFPKGNQQLGLQQLRNVSENGFYTGTEARFFLMRILNNEENNPATAMPVARYLASTYPDNGYFQRFYALLCYNEGEFRECERVSREILDKINRGMPGYEGISGRYATYFLGWMMQNKYKDLAKAKDYYQRCIVFAESTGDTDGGFYLYANLNLARMAVKEKDTPAAKRYYDIVKEKSEHKSEQYREAKEYLKKHKK from the coding sequence ATGCTTAAACTGCGTTTTATCCTGTCTATCCTTTGCCTGCTTCCGTTCTGGAGTCAGGCACAGCAGCCCGATACAGCTCGCTCAACTGATACTATCCGCAATATTGAGTTGGCGAACGTAGACATAGCACCGGGAGCCGTGGATACGAAAGGATGGCTCCTCCTCGACCGGGATATTCAGCTGGAACTGGATGGCGCAGTAGAGAACCTCTACAACTTCAAGTTTGACCGGGCTGAGAAGCAATTCCGCTCCCTGCGGCGGCGCTATCCCAAACACCCCATGCCCTATTTCCTGCTGGGTCTGAGCACATGGTGGAAAATTGTGCCGACTAATGTGCAGACCAAGCAGTACGACAAACTCTTCTTCGCTTATATGGATACGGCCGTGGTGTACGGCGAGAAGCTATATGAACAGGACAACAAGAACTACGAAGCTTGTTTTTTCTTAGCTGCAGCCTACGGGTTTAGTGGTCGGTTACACGCTGAAAGAGGAAACTGGCCCAAGGCTACCATCAGCGCCAAGCGGGCGTTGAAGTATGTTGAAATTAGTAATGAGGCAAATGGCCTGAGCCCGGAGTTTCTGTTTGGGCAGGCTTTATTCAATTATTACTCCGTCTGGATTCCGGACCACTACCCCATCTTAAAGCCGGTGCTGCTGCTGTTCCCCAAAGGAAATCAGCAGCTAGGACTGCAACAACTGCGCAATGTTTCGGAGAATGGCTTTTACACCGGCACCGAGGCCAGGTTCTTCCTGATGCGTATCCTCAACAATGAGGAAAACAACCCTGCCACGGCAATGCCCGTGGCGCGCTACCTGGCCTCCACTTACCCCGACAATGGCTATTTCCAGCGTTTCTACGCACTGCTGTGCTATAACGAAGGGGAATTCCGGGAGTGTGAGCGGGTAAGCCGAGAAATACTCGACAAAATCAACCGGGGAATGCCCGGCTACGAAGGAATTAGCGGCAGATATGCCACCTATTTCCTGGGCTGGATGATGCAGAACAAGTATAAGGACTTGGCTAAAGCAAAGGACTATTACCAGCGCTGCATTGTATTTGCTGAGAGCACCGGGGATACGGATGGTGGCTTCTACCTCTATGCAAACCTTAACCTAGCCCGTATGGCTGTTAAGGAAAAGGATACGCCGGCTGCTAAACGATATTATGATATTGTAAAGGAGAAGTCCGAGCATAAATCGGAGCAATATCGGGAAGCAAAGGAGTATCTTAAGAAGCATAAGAAGTAG
- a CDS encoding M20/M25/M40 family metallo-hydrolase: MHLLNTLCRIPAPSGNEAALSQFLQNYINQHKGTWRVQPEVVVGEEFQDCIILIFGKPRTAVFAHIDSIGFTVRYGRELVRIGGPVAEDGYQLVGQDRHGAISCTLSIEEETGALSYEFTREIERGTELTFQCDFRETETSVQSCYLDNRLGVWNALRLAETLADGIIVFSCWEEHGGGSVAYLANYIYARFGVRQALISDITWVTEGVQPGKGVVISLRDSLIPRRSYVNRIREIARKAGIAHQLEVEGSGGSDAKELQHGAQPWDWCFVGAPEDNVHTPHEIVDKRDIESMLALYQVLMREL, encoded by the coding sequence ATGCACCTGTTAAACACCTTATGCCGGATTCCGGCGCCATCCGGAAACGAGGCGGCTTTGTCGCAGTTTCTGCAAAACTACATAAACCAGCACAAAGGCACTTGGAGGGTGCAACCGGAAGTGGTGGTGGGAGAAGAATTTCAAGATTGTATTATTTTGATTTTTGGTAAGCCCCGCACTGCCGTTTTTGCCCACATCGATTCTATTGGCTTCACTGTGCGTTATGGCCGGGAATTGGTCCGTATTGGTGGGCCAGTAGCCGAGGATGGATACCAACTCGTAGGCCAGGACCGGCACGGTGCAATTTCCTGTACGCTTTCCATTGAGGAAGAAACGGGCGCACTGAGTTATGAGTTCACCCGGGAGATTGAGCGAGGCACGGAACTAACCTTTCAGTGCGACTTCCGGGAAACGGAAACCAGCGTACAGAGCTGCTACCTCGATAACCGATTAGGGGTATGGAATGCTTTGCGGCTAGCGGAAACGCTGGCGGATGGCATTATCGTGTTCAGCTGCTGGGAGGAGCATGGGGGAGGCTCCGTGGCGTATTTAGCCAACTATATTTATGCGCGTTTTGGGGTGCGTCAGGCGCTTATCTCGGATATCACCTGGGTAACGGAAGGCGTGCAGCCCGGCAAAGGAGTCGTTATTTCCCTGCGTGATTCCCTGATACCTCGTCGTTCCTACGTAAACCGCATTCGGGAAATTGCCCGCAAGGCCGGCATTGCGCACCAGCTGGAGGTGGAGGGCAGTGGGGGTTCCGATGCCAAAGAGCTGCAGCACGGTGCCCAACCTTGGGACTGGTGCTTTGTAGGCGCCCCGGAAGATAATGTGCACACCCCGCATGAAATAGTGGATAAGCGGGATATTGAGAGTATGCTGGCTTTGTATCAGGTACTGATGCGGGAGTTGTAG